A region from the Flavobacterium enshiense genome encodes:
- a CDS encoding PSP1 domain-containing protein: MACNSCSTSDGSAPKGCKNNGTCGTDSCNKLTVFDWLSNMTLPGGQEPFDCVEVRFKNGRKEFYRNTEKLTLGIGDIVATEMSPGHDIGIVSLTGELVKVQMKKKGVNHEGEVPKIYRKASQKDIDIWSDARDREEPMKVRARELAISLKLEMKISDIEFQGDGSKATFYYTANDRVDFRQLIKDFAKEFNTRIEMKQVGFRQEASRLGGIGSCGRELCCSTWLTDFRSVNTSAARYQQLSLNPQKLAGQCGKLKCCLNYELDTYLDALKGFPDMETKLYTEKGDALCQKVDIFKGLMWFAYTNNFAQWHVLKIDQVKEIVALNKEKKRIAALEDYTVETIVEEEKNFQNAVGQDSLTRFDQPKKKKRPNKKRQAADTEKPKGTTERQKVVPERQKGAPEKPNKPASEGQGGQNKPASEGQPRNNNRRPRPNRNKPSNDKNDSKQ; encoded by the coding sequence ATGGCATGTAACAGTTGTTCAACCTCCGATGGCAGTGCGCCGAAGGGGTGTAAAAATAATGGGACTTGCGGCACCGATAGCTGCAACAAATTAACCGTATTCGATTGGCTTTCCAATATGACACTTCCGGGTGGTCAGGAGCCTTTTGACTGTGTTGAGGTTCGTTTTAAAAACGGGCGCAAAGAATTTTACCGCAATACCGAAAAATTGACTTTGGGTATCGGTGATATCGTTGCCACGGAGATGTCCCCTGGCCACGACATTGGGATTGTTAGCTTGACCGGAGAACTGGTAAAGGTGCAAATGAAGAAAAAAGGGGTTAATCACGAAGGTGAGGTTCCTAAAATCTACAGAAAAGCATCCCAAAAAGACATTGATATCTGGAGTGATGCCCGTGACAGGGAAGAGCCGATGAAAGTCCGCGCACGTGAATTGGCAATCAGTCTAAAACTGGAAATGAAAATCTCGGATATTGAGTTCCAAGGTGACGGTTCTAAAGCTACGTTCTACTATACGGCAAATGACCGCGTCGATTTTCGTCAGTTAATCAAGGATTTTGCTAAAGAATTCAATACGCGAATCGAGATGAAACAGGTTGGTTTCCGTCAGGAAGCATCCCGTTTGGGTGGAATTGGTTCGTGCGGACGCGAATTGTGCTGTTCCACATGGTTAACCGATTTTAGAAGCGTAAATACTTCTGCGGCGCGCTATCAGCAGTTATCATTGAACCCGCAGAAACTGGCCGGTCAGTGTGGTAAGTTAAAATGCTGTCTGAATTACGAATTGGATACTTATCTGGATGCTCTGAAAGGTTTTCCGGATATGGAGACCAAGTTGTATACCGAAAAAGGCGATGCGCTTTGTCAGAAGGTTGACATATTCAAAGGTTTGATGTGGTTTGCCTATACCAATAATTTTGCACAATGGCACGTTTTAAAGATAGATCAGGTTAAAGAAATCGTGGCATTAAACAAAGAGAAGAAACGTATTGCGGCACTCGAGGATTATACTGTTGAGACGATTGTGGAAGAAGAGAAAAACTTCCAAAATGCTGTAGGACAGGATAGTTTGACACGTTTTGATCAGCCTAAGAAAAAGAAACGTCCAAACAAGAAACGTCAAGCGGCTGATACCGAAAAGCCAAAAGGAACAACTGAGAGACAAAAAGTAGTACCTGAAAGACAAAAAGGGGCACCGGAAAAGCCAAATAAACCGGCTTCTGAAGGACAGGGTGGACAAAACAAGCCTGCTTCCGAAGGACAACCAAGAAATAATAACCGCAGACCGCGACCAAATAGAAATAAACCATCGAACGATAAAAATGATTCAAAACAATAG
- a CDS encoding penicillin-binding protein 1A, with the protein MAQINNKKEDFSPYVKKFWKLFIYCFGGAILFFLFASWGLFGSMPSFDELENPNSNVATEIISSDGVTIGKFYLENRTPVKFAELPDHLVKALVATEDERFYEHSGIDTKGTLRAALSLGRSGGASTLTQQLAKNLFHGEGSKFLPFRIIQKAKEWIIATKLERQYTKQEIIAHYLNTVDFVNTAVGIRSASKVYFGKEPKDLTVDEAAMFVGMLKNPSLFNPVRRLQKVTDRRNVVLHQMEKNKFLTKERKEFYQAQPIVLKFTPESHIEGSATYFREYLRDFMKKWVKENPKKDGDGEYDIYRDGLKIYTTIDSRMQQYAEEAATEHLANLQQEFNKRQKDNPNAPFTGITPDETKKIMERSMKNSERWRIMSEKGFDENKIMKSFDVPTKMQVFTWKGEKDTLLTPRDSILYYKHFLQTGMMAMEPQTGHVKAWVGGINYKHFQYDHVGQGARQVGSTFKPFLYATAIEQLKMSPCDSIVDSPFTMPKGRYNIDADWSPKNSTGNYRGMVNLKSALANSINTVSAKLIDKVGPEAVVDMTKKLGVSSEIPVQPSIALGAVDITVEEMVAAFSTFANQGVYMKPQVIVKIVDKNGVVLYEPVPESRDVMSKDVAYTVIKLMEGVTEYGTGSRLRWGSAPESARVTGVPYNLRNPIAGKTGTSQNNSDGWFIGMVPNLCAGVWVGNEDRSAHFEQTNMGQGATMALPIWGIFMKKCYEDASLDVSQKPFEKPENFAIKVDCYVPRKVVVDSLAVEEDTQTEEFDF; encoded by the coding sequence ATGGCTCAAATCAATAATAAAAAAGAAGATTTTTCTCCGTATGTAAAGAAATTCTGGAAACTGTTTATTTACTGTTTTGGCGGAGCGATTTTATTTTTCCTGTTTGCATCCTGGGGACTTTTCGGCTCGATGCCTTCGTTTGATGAGTTGGAAAATCCAAACTCTAATGTAGCCACGGAAATCATCTCTTCCGATGGGGTAACCATTGGTAAATTTTATCTTGAAAACAGAACGCCGGTTAAATTCGCCGAATTGCCGGATCATTTGGTGAAAGCTTTGGTGGCTACCGAGGACGAGCGTTTTTATGAGCATTCCGGTATTGATACAAAAGGTACATTACGTGCGGCCCTGAGTTTAGGGCGCAGCGGAGGAGCAAGTACGTTAACCCAGCAGTTGGCAAAAAACCTTTTCCACGGCGAAGGGTCTAAGTTCCTCCCGTTCCGTATCATTCAAAAAGCTAAGGAGTGGATTATCGCCACCAAATTGGAAAGACAATATACCAAGCAGGAAATTATTGCCCACTATTTAAACACGGTCGATTTCGTAAATACTGCGGTGGGAATCCGTTCGGCGTCCAAAGTATATTTCGGGAAAGAACCAAAAGATTTAACCGTGGATGAAGCGGCAATGTTCGTGGGAATGTTGAAAAACCCATCGTTGTTCAATCCGGTGCGTCGCCTTCAGAAAGTGACCGACAGACGAAATGTGGTATTGCATCAGATGGAAAAAAACAAGTTCCTGACCAAAGAACGAAAAGAGTTTTACCAGGCGCAGCCTATCGTTTTAAAATTTACTCCGGAAAGTCATATCGAAGGAAGTGCTACGTATTTCAGAGAGTACTTACGCGACTTCATGAAAAAGTGGGTAAAAGAGAATCCAAAGAAGGACGGTGATGGCGAATATGATATTTACCGTGATGGATTGAAAATCTATACCACGATCGATTCCAGAATGCAGCAATATGCTGAAGAGGCAGCTACAGAACACTTAGCTAACCTGCAACAGGAATTCAACAAAAGACAGAAGGATAATCCGAATGCTCCTTTTACTGGTATTACGCCGGATGAAACAAAAAAGATCATGGAACGTTCCATGAAAAATTCTGAGCGTTGGCGTATTATGAGCGAGAAAGGTTTCGATGAGAACAAAATCATGAAATCATTCGATGTTCCGACAAAAATGCAGGTATTCACATGGAAAGGAGAGAAAGATACATTGTTAACACCTCGTGATTCCATCTTATATTACAAGCATTTCCTTCAGACAGGAATGATGGCGATGGAGCCTCAAACCGGTCATGTTAAGGCCTGGGTTGGAGGAATCAATTACAAACATTTCCAATACGACCACGTTGGTCAGGGAGCTAGACAGGTTGGTTCAACTTTCAAACCGTTTTTATATGCCACGGCTATAGAACAGTTGAAGATGTCTCCTTGTGATTCCATAGTTGATTCGCCATTTACAATGCCAAAAGGACGTTATAACATCGATGCCGATTGGTCACCTAAAAACTCAACCGGTAATTATCGCGGAATGGTGAATCTGAAATCGGCGCTGGCCAATTCCATCAACACGGTTTCTGCTAAACTGATTGATAAAGTAGGGCCGGAAGCGGTGGTAGACATGACCAAGAAATTGGGAGTTAGCTCTGAAATCCCTGTTCAGCCTTCTATTGCCTTAGGAGCAGTAGATATTACAGTAGAGGAAATGGTGGCTGCGTTCAGTACATTCGCTAATCAGGGTGTGTATATGAAGCCACAGGTGATTGTGAAAATCGTGGATAAAAACGGAGTGGTCTTATATGAACCGGTGCCGGAATCCCGAGACGTGATGAGTAAAGACGTTGCTTATACCGTGATCAAACTAATGGAAGGAGTTACCGAATATGGAACTGGTTCCCGCTTACGTTGGGGAAGCGCGCCGGAATCGGCAAGAGTTACAGGGGTTCCATATAATTTAAGAAACCCAATAGCCGGTAAAACAGGAACGTCCCAAAACAATTCAGATGGATGGTTTATCGGTATGGTGCCTAATTTATGTGCCGGAGTATGGGTCGGAAATGAGGATCGATCTGCCCATTTCGAACAAACCAATATGGGACAGGGAGCCACGATGGCTTTACCTATTTGGGGAATATTCATGAAGAAATGTTACGAGGATGCAAGTCTGGATGTTTCACAGAAACCGTTCGAAAAACCTGAAAACTTCGCCATTAAAGTAGATTGTTATGTGCCTAGGAAAGTGGTTGTAGACAGTCTTGCCGTCGAGGAAGATACACAAACCGAAGAATTCGATTTCTAA
- a CDS encoding CoA transferase subunit B, whose protein sequence is MALDKNQIAKRIAKEVKDRYFVNLGIGIPTLVANYVRHDISVEFQSENGVLGMGPFPFEGEEDADIINAGKQTITTLPGASFFDSAFSFGMIRAQKVDLTILGAMEVSENGDIANWKIPGKMVKGMGGAMDLVASADNIIVAMMHVNKAGESKILKKCTLPLTGVGCVKKVVTELAVLEVTPKGFKLLERAPGVSVEEIIKATEAELIIEGEVPEMVID, encoded by the coding sequence ATGGCTTTAGATAAAAATCAAATTGCAAAAAGAATCGCCAAGGAAGTTAAAGATCGTTATTTCGTGAATTTAGGAATTGGAATTCCAACCTTGGTAGCCAATTATGTAAGACATGATATTTCAGTAGAATTCCAGAGCGAAAACGGAGTGTTGGGAATGGGGCCGTTCCCTTTTGAAGGCGAAGAAGATGCTGATATCATCAATGCCGGAAAACAAACTATCACCACATTACCGGGAGCAAGTTTCTTTGATTCGGCATTCAGTTTTGGAATGATTCGGGCGCAGAAAGTTGATTTAACCATTTTAGGCGCGATGGAAGTTTCTGAAAATGGAGATATCGCTAACTGGAAAATTCCGGGTAAAATGGTGAAAGGAATGGGTGGCGCCATGGATTTGGTGGCTTCTGCCGATAATATTATCGTTGCCATGATGCATGTAAACAAAGCAGGCGAATCGAAAATCCTTAAGAAATGTACGCTTCCGCTAACAGGCGTTGGCTGCGTTAAAAAAGTAGTTACGGAATTGGCTGTTTTGGAAGTGACTCCGAAGGGCTTCAAACTTTTGGAAAGAGCTCCCGGTGTTTCTGTTGAAGAGATTATTAAGGCTACCGAGGCCGAATTAATTATCGAAGGAGAGGTTCCGGAAATGGTAATCGATTAA
- a CDS encoding gliding motility lipoprotein GldH, producing MIQNNRFLIFGFALSLSLFSCDKKRVFDEYREIDGSWHKKQKVSFAFEQKDTIQDYNMFVNIRNNNDYPYSNLFLIVSMLQPDGVTKVDTLEYQMANPDGTLMGEGFSDVKESKLWYKENARFPKAGKYVVSIQQAVRETGKVSGVEQLQGVSEVGFRIEKTN from the coding sequence ATGATTCAAAACAATAGATTTTTAATTTTTGGATTTGCCTTGTCACTGTCGCTTTTTTCCTGTGACAAAAAAAGGGTTTTTGATGAATACCGTGAAATAGACGGTTCCTGGCATAAAAAACAGAAGGTGTCGTTTGCTTTTGAGCAGAAGGACACGATCCAGGATTATAATATGTTTGTAAACATCAGAAACAATAATGATTACCCATACAGTAATTTGTTCCTTATCGTTTCCATGCTGCAACCGGATGGAGTAACCAAGGTGGATACGTTAGAGTATCAAATGGCTAATCCGGATGGTACGCTGATGGGGGAAGGGTTTTCCGATGTAAAAGAGAGCAAACTCTGGTATAAGGAAAATGCAAGGTTTCCTAAAGCCGGGAAGTATGTGGTAAGCATTCAGCAGGCTGTTCGCGAAACCGGAAAAGTATCCGGTGTTGAACAATTGCAGGGTGTTTCGGAAGTAGGTTTTAGAATAGAAAAAACGAATTAA
- a CDS encoding CoA transferase subunit A, with translation MINKKVGNVQEALHDIKDGQTIMLGGFGLCGIPENSIAELVRKDVKELTCISNNAGVDDFGLGLLLQKRQIKKMISSYVGENAEFERQMLSGELDVELTPQGTLAEKCRAAQAGIPAFFTPAGYGTEVAEGKEVREFNGKMHIMELAYKADFSIVKAWKGDDAGNLIFKGTARNFNSCMAGAARITIAEVEELVPAGTLDPNQIHIPGIMVQRIFQGEKFEKRIEQRTTRKR, from the coding sequence ATGATTAATAAGAAAGTAGGTAATGTTCAGGAGGCATTACACGATATAAAAGACGGGCAAACCATCATGCTGGGTGGTTTCGGACTTTGCGGAATCCCCGAAAACAGTATTGCCGAACTTGTCCGAAAAGATGTAAAAGAATTGACTTGTATTTCAAATAATGCTGGGGTTGATGATTTCGGATTGGGATTGTTATTGCAAAAACGTCAGATTAAAAAAATGATTTCTTCCTATGTGGGGGAGAATGCCGAATTCGAGCGTCAGATGTTAAGCGGCGAATTGGATGTGGAATTAACGCCGCAAGGAACTTTAGCCGAAAAATGCCGTGCTGCTCAAGCTGGAATTCCTGCGTTTTTTACACCTGCCGGTTATGGTACCGAAGTAGCCGAAGGAAAAGAAGTTCGTGAATTCAACGGAAAAATGCATATAATGGAATTGGCTTATAAAGCCGATTTCTCCATCGTAAAAGCATGGAAAGGCGACGATGCCGGAAACCTTATTTTTAAGGGAACGGCCAGAAATTTCAACAGTTGTATGGCGGGTGCAGCCAGAATTACTATTGCAGAGGTGGAGGAATTAGTGCCTGCGGGAACTTTAGATCCAAACCAGATTCACATTCCGGGAATTATGGTACAGCGCATCTTCCAAGGTGAGAAATTTGAAAAGCGAATTGAGCAACGTACAACCCGTAAAAGATAA